One segment of Thermosynechococcus sp. HN-54 DNA contains the following:
- a CDS encoding LCP family protein, which translates to MFIRWQRRRWPAPPEEGVLFWRLVLWIGVALLSGSLGALWGLLSQSTPLMQRSLTSREWQVFQRGDRWTGTRLHQPMNLLLIGSKVLTADLDEPPDSNLTYHALVNSVEGLSDSLLLVRFDPVQQRLVLLSIPRDTLTFISGRGDAKINEANALGGPVLAAETVSDLLGDVPIDRYLRINVQGIEKLIDALGGVTVDVPTAMRYRDDSQRLYIDLQPGRQHLNGNQALQFLRFRYDALGDIGRVQRQQMFLRALMEQTARPETLARTPQILSIIREHLDTNLTVEELMSLGQFLTSLPRSRVEFLMLPGTFNGTIDEVEVSYWLPDYRRIAWLTDQYFRDTPTADPRETGLSTPAQVRIAIQNTTLPESLVVHLSQQLENAGYPSPWVAEPLPQRIAITRIIAQQGDLAAARRVQLLLGFGEVRVESTGVLASDVTIQLGDDARDRLQLRPAKSL; encoded by the coding sequence GTGTTTATTCGATGGCAGCGCCGACGATGGCCCGCTCCTCCTGAAGAGGGGGTCTTATTTTGGCGACTGGTGTTGTGGATAGGGGTTGCCCTGCTCTCCGGCAGCTTGGGGGCACTCTGGGGGCTACTGAGTCAGAGTACGCCTCTAATGCAGCGATCGCTCACGAGTCGGGAGTGGCAGGTGTTTCAACGGGGCGATCGCTGGACGGGGACAAGGCTCCATCAACCCATGAATTTATTGCTCATTGGCTCCAAGGTTTTAACCGCCGACTTAGATGAACCACCCGACTCCAACCTTACCTACCATGCCTTGGTTAACTCCGTTGAGGGACTGTCGGACTCGCTTCTGCTGGTACGTTTTGATCCTGTGCAGCAACGTTTAGTGCTGCTGTCAATTCCCCGCGATACACTGACCTTTATTTCCGGCCGGGGGGATGCCAAAATCAACGAAGCCAATGCCCTCGGCGGCCCGGTATTAGCGGCGGAAACCGTGAGTGATCTGTTGGGGGATGTGCCCATCGATCGCTATTTGCGCATTAACGTTCAAGGCATTGAGAAACTCATTGATGCCCTTGGGGGGGTGACGGTGGATGTACCCACAGCCATGCGCTATCGGGATGACAGTCAGCGCCTCTACATTGATTTGCAGCCGGGACGACAACACCTGAATGGCAACCAGGCCCTGCAATTTCTGCGCTTTCGCTACGATGCCCTTGGCGATATTGGCCGTGTGCAGCGACAACAGATGTTTTTGCGAGCCTTGATGGAGCAAACGGCTCGTCCGGAAACCCTTGCCCGTACCCCCCAAATTCTCAGTATTATTCGCGAACACTTGGATACGAATCTAACGGTTGAAGAACTGATGAGCTTGGGCCAATTCCTTACCAGCTTGCCGCGATCGCGAGTAGAGTTTCTAATGTTGCCCGGAACCTTTAACGGCACAATTGATGAGGTGGAAGTCAGCTATTGGTTGCCCGATTACCGGCGGATTGCTTGGCTGACGGATCAGTATTTCCGTGATACCCCCACTGCCGATCCACGGGAAACGGGTTTGAGCACCCCTGCCCAAGTGCGGATTGCCATTCAAAATACTACCCTGCCAGAGTCATTGGTCGTGCACCTGAGTCAGCAACTGGAAAACGCGGGCTACCCCTCTCCGTGGGTTGCTGAGCCATTGCCTCAGCGCATTGCTATTACGCGCATCATTGCTCAGCAGGGGGACTTGGCGGCCGCGCGTCGGGTGCAGTTATTGCTGGGATTTGGGGAAGTGCGGGTGGAGAGTACGGGTGTGCTAGCATCGGATGTAACGATTCAACTGGGCGACGATGCCCGCGATCGCCTGCAATTGAGACCTGCTAAATCCCTGTGA
- the dnaN gene encoding DNA polymerase III subunit beta has protein sequence MKVVCSQSVLSSKLAPLSRVAPSNPSHPILANILLQAENGRLGLSVFDLSLGMQIWLDAEVKVPGAITVSAKLFSEMVSRMPNREIEITAEDTRVILDYGSGFFEIQGMSAEEFPALPTLEDVIPVTLTAEALRRGLQGSLFAASTDETKQILTGLHVTFEVDRLEFAATDGHRLAVTVTEQPVPEALSPITIPAKSLKDLERLMAKQEGDVALRCDPTQVVFDIGNDARITSRLLEGQYPNYRQLIPKTFARQVTVERSTLADALERVAILAAQKNNVVKINIDAEAQELKLSAEAPQLGSGEENVLAQISGESMEVAFNVKYLLEGLKVMNSSDVQLQLNGETQPAILLPLGEAQMKYLVMPIQIRS, from the coding sequence ATGAAAGTTGTTTGTTCACAATCAGTTCTCAGTAGTAAGCTCGCTCCCCTGAGTCGCGTTGCCCCCAGCAATCCCTCTCACCCAATTCTAGCGAATATTCTCCTGCAAGCTGAAAATGGCCGCCTCGGACTCTCCGTGTTTGATCTCAGTCTGGGGATGCAAATCTGGCTTGATGCAGAGGTGAAGGTACCAGGGGCGATTACTGTCTCCGCCAAGCTCTTTAGTGAGATGGTGTCGCGGATGCCCAATCGTGAGATCGAAATCACGGCGGAAGATACGCGGGTGATCCTCGACTATGGCAGCGGTTTCTTTGAAATTCAGGGAATGAGTGCGGAGGAATTTCCAGCACTGCCCACGTTAGAGGACGTGATACCGGTGACCTTGACCGCAGAGGCATTACGGCGGGGACTTCAGGGCAGTTTGTTTGCGGCGAGCACCGATGAAACTAAGCAAATTCTCACAGGGTTGCACGTGACCTTTGAGGTTGATCGCCTTGAGTTTGCCGCCACGGATGGCCACCGCCTCGCCGTCACCGTCACTGAACAGCCTGTGCCCGAAGCCCTCTCGCCAATTACGATTCCGGCAAAATCCCTCAAGGATCTGGAGCGGCTGATGGCGAAACAAGAGGGGGACGTGGCGCTGCGCTGTGATCCCACCCAAGTGGTCTTTGACATTGGCAATGACGCTCGCATTACCAGCCGTCTGCTGGAGGGACAGTATCCCAACTACCGCCAGTTGATTCCCAAAACCTTTGCGCGTCAAGTGACGGTGGAGCGATCGACCCTTGCCGATGCCCTAGAACGGGTGGCGATTCTTGCGGCTCAAAAGAACAACGTCGTCAAAATCAACATTGATGCGGAGGCCCAAGAACTTAAACTCTCGGCTGAGGCTCCGCAATTGGGCAGCGGTGAAGAGAATGTGCTGGCTCAGATTTCTGGGGAGTCTATGGAGGTGGCCTTTAATGTCAAATATCTCCTCGAAGGACTGAAGGTGATGAATAGTTCAGATGTGCAACTGCAACTCAACGGTGAAACCCAGCCCGCGATCCTCCTCCCCCTTGGGGAAGCCCAGATGAAATACTTGGTGATGCCGATTCAAATTCGCAGTTAG
- the cgtA gene encoding Obg family GTPase CgtA, whose translation MQFIDLAEIHVKAGKGGDGIIAFRREKYVPAGGPSGGNGGNGGSVILKAVSHLQTLLDFRYAHVFKAENGQRGGPNNRTGASGADLIIEMPCGTMVWDAETDELLGDLTTPGQTLLVAKGGKGGLGNKHFLSNHQRAPDYALPGLEGEERHLRLELKLLAEVGIIGLPNAGKSTLISVLSAARPKIADYPFTTLVPNLGVVRQPNGDGTVFADIPGLIAGAHAGLGLGHEFLRHIERTRLLLHLIDATAEDVVTAYQTVQDELVAYGHGLGDRPQIIALNKIDALEASQIATVQQRLTAYVGQRVFAISAVAREGLEPLLEAIWQQLGVGVSHQYC comes from the coding sequence ATGCAATTTATTGACCTCGCAGAAATTCATGTCAAGGCCGGCAAAGGAGGCGACGGCATTATTGCCTTTCGCCGTGAAAAATATGTGCCTGCGGGAGGCCCCTCAGGGGGGAATGGGGGCAATGGTGGGTCGGTCATTCTCAAAGCTGTATCTCACTTGCAAACACTGCTGGACTTTCGCTATGCCCATGTCTTCAAGGCAGAAAATGGCCAGCGGGGCGGCCCCAATAATCGTACGGGTGCTTCTGGTGCGGATTTAATTATTGAAATGCCCTGTGGCACCATGGTCTGGGATGCCGAAACCGACGAATTGCTGGGAGACCTCACTACCCCCGGTCAAACACTGCTGGTGGCCAAGGGGGGCAAAGGCGGTTTGGGGAATAAGCACTTCCTCAGTAATCATCAGCGGGCACCGGATTATGCGCTGCCGGGTTTAGAGGGGGAAGAGCGGCATCTGCGGCTGGAACTGAAGCTACTGGCAGAGGTGGGCATTATTGGCTTGCCCAATGCGGGTAAATCCACGCTGATTTCTGTGCTGTCAGCAGCGCGACCGAAAATTGCCGATTATCCCTTTACAACCTTGGTGCCCAATTTAGGGGTAGTGCGTCAACCCAATGGCGATGGAACGGTGTTTGCCGATATTCCCGGTCTGATTGCCGGTGCCCACGCTGGCTTGGGATTGGGTCATGAATTTCTGCGCCATATTGAGCGCACCCGCCTGCTGCTGCACTTGATTGATGCCACAGCCGAGGATGTGGTGACTGCCTATCAAACGGTTCAAGATGAGTTAGTGGCCTATGGTCACGGGTTGGGCGATCGCCCGCAAATCATTGCCCTGAATAAAATAGATGCCCTAGAGGCGTCGCAAATTGCGACTGTCCAACAGAGACTCACTGCCTATGTGGGTCAACGGGTTTTTGCGATCTCCGCTGTAGCCCGTGAAGGGCTAGAACCGCTTTTAGAGGCTATCTGGCAGCAACTGGGAGTCGGGGTGTCTCATCAGTACTGTTGA
- a CDS encoding CPP1-like family protein: MNKDQFAMSDNPYEKLQVPEDASFEQIKEARDALLAAHAGDERQRTEIEAAYDAILMDRLRQRQEGKIKVPERIRYAEQLNEPASAKSNPIANHPVLQWWQQQLDTPSLRGIAITSTVYAVLMAIGLSQANPDTLALVLSLGVGFNLVWLQRKEQRLGRAFLITLVALMLGAVVAVAIYQLGLPGLFLTVDQLVAIGVFVTFWLTSNFLR; this comes from the coding sequence ATGAACAAAGATCAATTTGCCATGAGTGACAACCCCTATGAAAAGCTGCAAGTGCCCGAAGACGCTTCTTTCGAGCAAATCAAGGAAGCACGGGATGCACTATTAGCGGCTCATGCGGGGGATGAACGGCAGCGTACCGAAATTGAGGCAGCCTACGATGCAATCTTGATGGATCGGCTGCGGCAACGCCAAGAGGGCAAAATCAAAGTTCCCGAGCGCATTCGCTATGCGGAGCAATTGAACGAGCCAGCATCAGCCAAATCAAATCCCATTGCCAACCATCCTGTCCTTCAGTGGTGGCAACAACAGTTGGACACCCCCAGTTTGCGGGGCATCGCTATTACATCAACCGTCTATGCCGTCCTGATGGCGATCGGACTGTCTCAAGCCAATCCCGACACCTTAGCATTGGTACTATCCCTAGGGGTTGGCTTTAACTTGGTATGGCTCCAACGCAAGGAACAACGCCTTGGCCGTGCCTTTTTGATTACCCTGGTGGCCCTGATGCTTGGTGCCGTGGTTGCCGTGGCCATTTACCAGCTAGGTCTGCCCGGCCTGTTCCTGACTGTGGATCAACTGGTGGCTATTGGTGTTTTTGTCACTTTTTGGCTCACCAGCAACTTCCTGCGCTAA
- a CDS encoding tetratricopeptide repeat protein, whose amino-acid sequence MSTKAKGGRILGAIALGSSLILGLCLSNLAQTSAPQTPLQELANQIEQLRQQGNVQAAIPLAERFVQLVEKKLGSSHPLLAASLNELAKLQVEQGNYAAALPLYQRALTIYERSLGPDQPELSSVLNNLANLRSVEFCNKT is encoded by the coding sequence ATGAGCACCAAGGCTAAAGGAGGCCGTATCTTAGGTGCGATCGCCCTTGGAAGCAGCCTTATTCTTGGCCTTTGTCTGAGCAACTTAGCCCAAACGTCTGCACCACAGACACCGCTGCAAGAGCTGGCGAACCAAATTGAACAACTGCGGCAGCAGGGCAATGTTCAGGCTGCCATTCCTCTGGCAGAGCGCTTTGTCCAGCTAGTGGAAAAAAAGCTTGGAAGCAGCCATCCCCTGTTGGCAGCAAGTCTTAACGAACTTGCAAAACTTCAAGTTGAGCAGGGCAATTATGCTGCTGCATTACCTCTTTATCAGCGAGCATTGACCATTTATGAGCGCAGTCTTGGGCCAGATCAACCAGAGCTGTCTTCCGTTCTCAATAACTTAGCTAACCTCAGAAGTGTTGAATTCTGCAACAAAACTTAA
- a CDS encoding HAMP domain-containing sensor histidine kinase, with translation MVRAIQYRLALWYVGVTALLLLIFATGFFFYVRGTLIERIDDTLSHVVEVVSRSLIIDTGTAEAIDWQTSLGSSPLAALEEDHIDLEGFTPDQQLAWSTFSEPLDLPLHPSRTAETVQVGEDRWLRQMTVALVVGDRLLGYLRVSHPWFEVTQPSQALLWDLLVGITITLTLVSISGWFLSRLAIAPLQQSYAYLKQFTADASHELRNPVALIQTNVQVALATADPETQRQQLLVIERLSRRLSRLVDDLLFLARQDSGMIPLQAQPCHLDAILLGVIEEQTPLIQQKQLQLVLELADPQTSAAEAYRLWGNPDHLSRLLTNILSNAVQYTPAGGQIQVMLDQQGKFYRMVIADNGPGIPASDLPRLFDRFYRLQGTKSEGTGLGLAIAQSIVEAHRGQIQVTSEVGQGTCFTILLPAEIKEI, from the coding sequence ATGGTTCGCGCCATTCAATACCGCCTTGCACTGTGGTATGTGGGGGTGACAGCACTCCTGCTCCTCATCTTTGCCACAGGGTTCTTTTTCTATGTGCGGGGAACGCTGATTGAGCGCATTGATGACACCCTCAGCCATGTTGTAGAGGTGGTGAGTCGTTCCCTGATTATTGACACGGGCACGGCGGAAGCCATTGATTGGCAAACTAGTTTGGGCAGTAGTCCCCTTGCGGCGCTGGAGGAGGATCACATTGACCTTGAGGGGTTTACCCCAGATCAGCAGTTGGCTTGGAGCACGTTTTCAGAACCCCTTGATCTGCCCTTGCATCCCAGTCGGACGGCAGAAACGGTACAGGTGGGCGAGGATCGCTGGCTACGGCAGATGACGGTGGCCTTAGTGGTGGGCGATCGCCTACTGGGCTATTTGCGGGTTAGCCATCCTTGGTTTGAGGTGACCCAACCGAGTCAAGCCCTGCTTTGGGATCTGTTGGTCGGTATCACAATTACGCTGACACTGGTGAGTATTAGTGGTTGGTTCCTTTCACGGCTGGCGATCGCCCCCTTACAGCAGTCCTATGCCTACCTGAAGCAATTTACTGCCGATGCTTCCCATGAACTGCGCAACCCCGTGGCCTTGATTCAAACCAATGTGCAAGTAGCCTTGGCCACTGCCGATCCAGAAACCCAACGTCAGCAACTCTTGGTGATTGAGCGCCTCAGTCGCCGCCTTAGCCGCTTGGTGGACGATTTACTGTTTCTGGCACGCCAAGATAGCGGCATGATTCCCCTGCAAGCCCAGCCCTGCCACCTTGATGCCATCCTCCTAGGGGTGATTGAGGAGCAGACGCCTCTAATCCAGCAAAAACAACTGCAACTGGTGTTGGAGCTGGCGGATCCCCAGACCTCAGCAGCAGAGGCCTATCGCCTTTGGGGTAATCCCGATCACCTCAGCCGCTTGTTAACCAATATCCTCAGTAATGCGGTGCAATATACCCCTGCCGGTGGCCAGATTCAAGTGATGTTGGATCAGCAGGGCAAGTTTTACCGCATGGTGATTGCCGATAACGGACCGGGGATTCCTGCCAGTGACCTGCCCCGCCTGTTTGATCGCTTTTATCGCCTTCAGGGTACAAAGTCCGAGGGAACGGGCTTGGGGCTGGCGATCGCCCAATCCATTGTCGAAGCCCATCGAGGTCAGATTCAAGTGACGAGCGAAGTCGGTCAAGGCACCTGCTTTACGATACTGCTGCCAGCGGAAATAAAAGAGATCTAG
- a CDS encoding transposase — protein MASFSVLVKSILKQLSPCDYPVLNSQLFFKIWLTYILDQGLTSMRALFYRLNHSGITVDMSTFSKANKTRTTTLFERIYTHLMSQARKRHRCSSLMLFPIDSTVITLTSKLFWFYKYHQVKLITGFDLTENILGKAVVSFGERHDLSFQDEILEMIPENAVAIMDRGFASWRFLERLSERKCLFVVRIKNNMRMKLNHERYRVVQFFDEHGTEFRIATNLMHLSDEEVSELYRHRWGIENLWKFLKMHLSLDKLITKSLNGVINQIYMVLIGYLILELMEIPEYFGRKLLDKLRYLQLELSRRCSIVHWSFDWQPELLVT, from the coding sequence ATGGCATCTTTTTCAGTTCTTGTCAAGTCTATTCTCAAGCAGCTCAGCCCTTGCGACTACCCCGTCCTCAACTCTCAATTGTTCTTCAAAATCTGGTTGACCTACATTCTCGACCAAGGATTAACCAGCATGAGAGCCTTATTTTATCGCTTGAATCATTCGGGGATTACAGTGGATATGTCCACGTTTTCCAAGGCGAACAAAACTCGAACAACCACCTTATTTGAGAGGATTTACACTCATCTCATGTCTCAAGCTCGCAAGAGACATCGTTGTTCAAGTCTGATGCTGTTTCCTATTGATTCAACCGTCATTACCCTGACGAGTAAGCTCTTTTGGTTCTACAAATACCATCAAGTGAAGTTAATTACAGGATTTGATTTAACAGAGAACATCCTGGGTAAGGCAGTAGTCTCTTTTGGGGAGAGACATGACCTAAGCTTTCAAGACGAGATTTTAGAAATGATCCCTGAGAATGCCGTTGCCATCATGGATAGAGGGTTTGCGAGTTGGAGATTTTTAGAGCGGCTGAGTGAGAGGAAGTGTTTATTTGTTGTGCGTATCAAGAATAACATGAGAATGAAGCTCAATCATGAGAGATACCGAGTGGTTCAATTTTTTGATGAGCATGGAACAGAGTTTCGTATTGCGACGAATCTAATGCATCTAAGTGATGAGGAAGTGAGTGAGCTGTATCGGCATCGGTGGGGGATTGAGAACTTATGGAAGTTTCTAAAGATGCATTTATCATTAGACAAGCTGATTACGAAGAGTTTGAATGGGGTGATAAATCAGATTTATATGGTTTTGATTGGGTACTTAATTTTAGAGCTAATGGAGATACCTGAATACTTTGGCAGGAAGCTATTAGACAAATTGCGATATTTGCAACTGGAACTGAGTCGCCGCTGCTCGATAGTGCATTGGAGCTTTGATTGGCAGCCAGAGCTACTTGTCACTTAG
- the murJ gene encoding murein biosynthesis integral membrane protein MurJ: MEKKSRSLAHIATIVAIATLLSKLVGLVRQQAIAAEFGVGAAVDAYSYAYVIPGFLFVLLGGINGPFHSSIISVVLKQPPEKVAPLVETITTVVGALLLVLTAILMVLADPLIQLIAPGASPEIQALAAEQFRIMAPLAVLSGLIGIGFGTLNAADQYWLPSISPLLSSLAVIIGIWFFADQFGPAVLAWGTLAGGVLQWLVQIPAQWQAGMGTLRLRFDLKRPEVRELIQLMGPATLSSGMLLISVYISLFFASQLPVGAASALSYSQLLFLTPLGILSNVILVPYMPIFSKLAQPEHWPDLKERIRQSLVLTALSMMPLGGMMAALALPAVRVVYERRAFDFAASQLVAALLVVYAIGMFFYLARDVIVRVFYALEDGRTPLYITLWGLGFNALFCFFFTQAFGAVGLAMATVGVNSVSFIALTWILHRRLGGLPWGELVVPLAGIAVASVLSGGAGWGALKGLELLWGREGLGVQLLQLAIAGSVSLIVFAAAISPLNLPELEFFLSKVRRFLPKRYQ, from the coding sequence GTGGAAAAGAAATCGCGTTCGCTTGCCCACATTGCTACCATTGTTGCCATTGCTACGCTGTTGAGTAAACTTGTAGGACTCGTTCGCCAGCAGGCGATCGCCGCTGAATTTGGCGTCGGTGCCGCAGTGGATGCCTACAGCTATGCCTACGTGATTCCGGGGTTTCTCTTTGTGCTCTTGGGGGGCATCAATGGCCCTTTCCACAGTTCGATTATCAGTGTTGTTCTCAAGCAGCCCCCAGAAAAAGTGGCTCCCCTTGTGGAAACCATCACCACCGTTGTGGGTGCCCTATTGCTGGTGCTAACCGCAATTTTGATGGTGCTGGCTGATCCCTTAATTCAACTGATTGCCCCCGGCGCCAGCCCAGAGATTCAAGCCTTAGCCGCAGAACAGTTTCGGATTATGGCGCCCTTGGCCGTGCTCTCGGGTTTGATTGGCATTGGCTTTGGCACGCTCAACGCCGCTGATCAGTATTGGTTGCCTTCCATTAGTCCCCTGTTGTCCAGCTTGGCGGTGATCATTGGGATTTGGTTCTTTGCCGATCAATTTGGCCCAGCGGTGCTCGCTTGGGGAACCCTAGCGGGAGGGGTGCTGCAATGGCTTGTACAAATTCCTGCCCAGTGGCAAGCGGGCATGGGCACCTTGCGGTTGCGTTTTGATCTCAAGCGCCCTGAAGTGCGGGAGTTAATTCAACTGATGGGGCCTGCCACTCTCTCCTCAGGCATGCTGCTGATCAGTGTCTATATCAGTCTCTTTTTTGCCTCCCAGTTACCCGTGGGCGCTGCTTCGGCGCTAAGTTATTCCCAACTCCTATTTCTCACGCCCTTGGGGATTCTCTCCAATGTGATTCTTGTCCCCTACATGCCCATTTTTTCAAAGTTGGCACAGCCAGAACACTGGCCGGATCTCAAGGAACGCATTCGCCAGAGTTTAGTACTCACTGCCTTGAGTATGATGCCCCTCGGTGGCATGATGGCGGCTTTGGCTCTACCGGCAGTGCGAGTCGTCTATGAGCGGCGTGCCTTTGACTTTGCAGCCTCACAACTGGTGGCCGCCCTGTTGGTCGTTTATGCCATTGGTATGTTTTTCTACCTTGCCCGCGATGTGATTGTGCGGGTCTTTTATGCCCTGGAGGATGGCCGCACACCGCTTTACATCACCCTCTGGGGATTGGGATTTAATGCCCTGTTTTGCTTTTTCTTTACCCAAGCCTTTGGCGCGGTTGGGCTAGCGATGGCCACTGTTGGGGTGAATAGCGTATCGTTTATTGCCCTGACTTGGATTTTGCACCGTCGTTTGGGGGGGCTGCCTTGGGGCGAACTGGTTGTGCCCTTGGCTGGCATTGCGGTGGCGAGTGTGCTGAGTGGTGGGGCAGGTTGGGGTGCCCTTAAAGGACTGGAATTGCTCTGGGGGCGGGAAGGCTTGGGGGTGCAACTGTTGCAGTTGGCGATCGCCGGCAGTGTCAGCTTGATTGTTTTTGCAGCGGCTATCTCGCCCCTAAATCTACCGGAGCTAGAGTTTTTCCTGAGCAAAGTACGGCGGTTTTTGCCCAAGCGATACCAGTAG
- a CDS encoding CHAT domain-containing tetratricopeptide repeat protein, whose translation MAIAEKTLGSDHPEVAVILNNIGLLYTQQKNYTAALPFYQRALTIFERAWGEKNPYVATTLNNLASAYREQKNDAAALSLYQRALQIREQILPADHPDIAASLNNLATFYFDQRNYSAALPLYQRTLAIAQSRLGQNHPNTAVALSNLAAVYWQQGNLAQTLALLKTVQEIEEKNLSENLIVGSEDYKRNYLATFQNSTDAILTLHLQSLPQHPDATALALTTILRRKGRLLDFFSQNQARLQRQLAAPDQAKFEQLTRLRTTIAKRVFASAEPAALSQVQQLQSQANQLEAELSLRSAVFRELAQPVTLTAVQKALPSNAALIEFIRYRPYDLRTQQFSEPRYGVYVLRASGQPLGKDLGSAAEIEAQVRQTRLRLADPRLPKAEIQRAAQALAAQVITPLLPWLGDATHLLIAPDGELNTIPFQTLVDAQGRYLVESYLITLLTSGRELLRFQSRPAAAHAPLIIADPSFEHSLGNSSSAPSTVRSLDLRGLAFAPLPGTTQEAQALKQLLPKAQVLTQAAATETAVKAANSPLILHLATHGFFLPNFGEQGFPENPLLRSGLALAGFNQRQSGSDMDDGVLTALEVTGMNLTGTELVVLSACDTGRGEVVNGEGVYGLRRAFTLAGARSQVSTLWKVDDQATREIMIAFYQNLRRGMGRTEALRQVQLQRLKQELPYYWAAFVSSGNWSPIPLPR comes from the coding sequence TTGGCCATTGCCGAAAAGACCCTAGGTTCAGATCATCCAGAAGTAGCCGTTATTCTGAATAACATAGGCCTACTCTACACCCAGCAAAAAAACTACACCGCTGCCTTGCCCTTCTACCAGCGAGCCTTGACCATCTTTGAGCGCGCCTGGGGGGAAAAGAATCCCTATGTGGCAACGACACTCAATAACTTGGCAAGCGCCTATCGAGAACAAAAAAATGATGCCGCTGCTCTATCGCTGTATCAACGTGCCCTGCAAATTCGCGAACAAATCCTACCCGCCGACCACCCCGATATTGCCGCTAGTTTGAATAATCTAGCCACCTTCTATTTTGATCAGCGCAATTACTCAGCGGCACTGCCTCTCTATCAACGAACCTTAGCGATCGCGCAATCTCGCCTCGGGCAAAACCATCCCAATACTGCTGTTGCTCTTAGTAACCTTGCTGCTGTCTATTGGCAACAGGGGAATCTTGCTCAAACTCTTGCTTTACTGAAAACTGTCCAAGAGATTGAAGAAAAGAACCTGAGTGAAAATCTGATCGTTGGCTCAGAGGATTACAAGCGCAACTATCTGGCCACATTCCAAAACAGTACCGATGCCATTCTCACCTTGCATCTTCAGAGTCTTCCCCAGCATCCGGATGCCACTGCCCTTGCCTTAACAACCATCTTGCGCCGCAAGGGGCGGTTACTCGATTTTTTTAGCCAAAACCAAGCACGACTACAGCGGCAACTGGCTGCTCCCGACCAAGCCAAGTTTGAACAACTCACTCGACTACGCACAACCATTGCAAAGCGAGTCTTTGCCTCAGCAGAACCAGCAGCTTTATCCCAAGTGCAGCAGTTGCAATCGCAGGCCAATCAACTGGAAGCGGAACTGAGTCTGCGCAGTGCTGTCTTTCGGGAACTGGCTCAGCCGGTGACCCTCACCGCTGTCCAAAAGGCACTTCCTAGCAATGCAGCTTTGATTGAATTTATTCGTTATCGTCCCTACGATTTGAGGACTCAGCAGTTTAGTGAGCCTCGCTACGGAGTGTATGTATTGCGCGCCAGTGGTCAGCCCCTAGGAAAAGATCTCGGCTCCGCCGCTGAAATTGAGGCTCAAGTGCGTCAAACTCGTTTACGCTTGGCTGATCCGCGCTTACCGAAGGCTGAAATTCAACGGGCAGCTCAAGCCCTTGCCGCGCAGGTGATCACTCCCCTTCTTCCATGGCTCGGTGATGCAACGCACTTGCTGATTGCTCCCGATGGCGAGCTAAATACCATTCCCTTTCAAACCCTCGTGGATGCCCAAGGGCGCTACTTGGTCGAATCCTATCTGATTACATTGCTTACCTCCGGACGCGAACTCCTCCGCTTCCAATCCCGGCCAGCGGCTGCCCATGCCCCCTTGATTATTGCTGACCCTAGTTTCGAGCATTCCCTTGGAAATTCCTCTAGCGCTCCATCTACCGTGCGTTCTCTTGATTTGCGGGGTTTGGCCTTTGCGCCCCTACCGGGGACGACTCAAGAGGCTCAAGCGCTCAAGCAACTGCTCCCCAAAGCCCAAGTGCTGACCCAAGCCGCAGCCACGGAAACGGCGGTCAAGGCGGCCAATTCTCCTCTGATTCTCCACTTGGCTACCCATGGCTTTTTTCTCCCTAATTTCGGGGAGCAAGGGTTCCCTGAGAATCCGCTGTTACGGTCGGGTTTGGCCTTGGCGGGATTTAACCAACGCCAGAGCGGTTCAGACATGGATGATGGGGTGCTGACGGCCTTAGAGGTGACCGGCATGAACCTGACGGGGACGGAGTTGGTGGTGCTCTCAGCCTGTGATACAGGACGAGGGGAGGTGGTCAACGGCGAAGGGGTCTATGGTCTGCGACGAGCTTTTACGTTGGCAGGGGCGCGATCGCAAGTGAGTACGCTCTGGAAAGTGGATGATCAGGCCACGCGCGAAATCATGATCGCCTTTTACCAAAACCTGCGCCGTGGCATGGGGCGGACAGAGGCACTGCGCCAAGTCCAGCTTCAGCGGCTTAAACAGGAATTGCCCTACTATTGGGCGGCATTTGTGTCCAGTGGCAACTGGTCTCCGATCCCATTGCCCCGATGA